Within Alteromonas sp. LMIT006, the genomic segment CTGGCGCCTCATCTGGCTTACAACTTGCGCTGAATGTTGGCGCTATGTTGTTAGCATTTGTCGCGTTGATTGCACTTCTAAATGGGCTTATTGGTTGGGCGGGCGCTCTGTTTGGCTACCCTGAACTCACGTTTGAACTCATTTTGGGTTATTTATTGGCACCACTCGCATGGGCGATTGGTATTGATTGGTCAGAGGCTGTGGCAGCTGGCAGTTTTATCGGGCAAAAAATCGTCGTCAATGAATTCGTTGCCTACTTGAGTTTTGTAGAGGTAGCTGAAACCTTAAGTCTTAAGAGTCAAGCGATTATCACCTTTGCTTTATGTGGCTTTGCTAATTTTTCTTCGATTGCCATTTTGATGGGTGGGATTGGTGCCATGGCACCAAATCGCCGTCCGGATATCGCTCGTCTAGGGCTCAAAGCTGTTTTGGCTGCGACCTTAGCCAACCTCATGAGCGCTGCTCTCGCTGGTATTTTTATAGGATTAAGTTTATGAGTCAATTAATACCCGTTGATTACCAAGCACCTGATGCCAAACAACAATTTGTCTCTTCATTACGTGAAACTGGGTTTGGCGTATTAACCAACCATCCAATTGAACAGCATGCCGTTCAAGATATTTATGAGCGCTGGCAGTCCTGGTTCGATCTGAGCGATGCCGACAAAGAAGCCTATTTGTATAACAAGGGCACGCAGGATGGTTTTTTTCCTGCGCGGATTTCTGAAACCGCCAAAGGACATGTCAAGAAAGACATCAAAGAATACTTTCATTACTATCCTTGGGGACAGTGTCCCGATGCCTTGCGGGGTCAGCTTGATGATTATTATCGCTCGACGACGGCATTTGCTGCCGAGTTGCTCAGCTGGATTGAAGAATTATCCCCCTCTGATGTGTCAGAAGGCTATTTTGAACCCTTGTCCAATATGATCAACGGCTCAAATCAGACACTGTTAAGAGTATTACATTACCCACCATTAGATGGAGCAGAAGAGCCTGAAGCCATTCGTGCTGCAGCTCACGAGGATATTAATTTAATTACTATATTGCCAGCTGCCAATGAGCCCGGTTTACAGGTGAAAAGCAAAACAGGCGAGTGGCTCGATGTACCCAGTGATTTTGGCAATCTGATCATCAATATTGGCGATATGCTGCAAGAGGCTTCAGGTGGATATTTTCCATCCACATCCCATCGGGTGATCAATCCTGAAGGCGCGGATATGAGAAAATCTAGGATCTCTTTACCGCTATTTCTTCATCCTAGACCGGATGTACAACTGTCGACTAGGCATACGGCTAAGTCGTACCTGATAGAACGCTTAACAGAACTTGGCGTTATTTAAAGACAAAGATTAGGGCGTATCAAGGCGCCCTACTTCTAAGACTGGTGCGGCATCAATCTCGGCCGCATCCATCATAGTTGCGATGCGCTGCATCGTGGAGACCATCAAAGATTTTTCCCATTCTTCTAGGCTATTAAAGCGATTGAGAAAGTGTTCTTGCAACGGTAATGGCGCAGCAGCTAAGGCGGCCTGTCCCGTTTCACTCAAAAACACCCCGACTTTGCGCTTGTCTTCGGTACTCCGCACACGGTTGACCAGGGCACGTGCTTCCATTCGATCCAGAATGCTGGTAATGGTTGCCGGACTAAGATTAATACTTTGAGCAATTTGTTTGACCATAACCCCTGGGTTTTTGCCGACTTCTTGCAATACGAGTAACTGCGGACCAGTCAGCCCTACGTCTTTGTTGAGTTGGCGTGACCGCATATCGATTGCTCGGATCACCTTACGTAAAGCAACTAACAGTTCTTCGTCTTTTTGCATGCTCAAATATTCTTTTAAAGTTGTTGTAGAAAGTGCACGTGTTTTTGGTACTGCTCAATCACGTCGTGAATGATGGCATCTTTTGACCAGCTCATCACACAATAATCTTGGCCACCCTGGGAAAGATGAACCTCTGCGCGATAATACTGATTTTGTGTGCTGTTGTCATCTTGAGTTAGACCGTCTGGCTGGTGTGCAACTCGAACCTGGACACTATAAACAAAATCAGGCTGGTCACC encodes:
- a CDS encoding isopenicillin N synthase family oxygenase, giving the protein MSQLIPVDYQAPDAKQQFVSSLRETGFGVLTNHPIEQHAVQDIYERWQSWFDLSDADKEAYLYNKGTQDGFFPARISETAKGHVKKDIKEYFHYYPWGQCPDALRGQLDDYYRSTTAFAAELLSWIEELSPSDVSEGYFEPLSNMINGSNQTLLRVLHYPPLDGAEEPEAIRAAAHEDINLITILPAANEPGLQVKSKTGEWLDVPSDFGNLIINIGDMLQEASGGYFPSTSHRVINPEGADMRKSRISLPLFLHPRPDVQLSTRHTAKSYLIERLTELGVI
- a CDS encoding MarR family winged helix-turn-helix transcriptional regulator, giving the protein MQKDEELLVALRKVIRAIDMRSRQLNKDVGLTGPQLLVLQEVGKNPGVMVKQIAQSINLSPATITSILDRMEARALVNRVRSTEDKRKVGVFLSETGQAALAAAPLPLQEHFLNRFNSLEEWEKSLMVSTMQRIATMMDAAEIDAAPVLEVGRLDTP